A stretch of the Bradyrhizobium arachidis genome encodes the following:
- a CDS encoding M17 family metallopeptidase, translating to MPSIFETSAASAIPISFVTKSGWDALREALPPAQRQFATASNFTAKPGAYLALPAPDGAIAQVLFGIEDDGAKSRDLFRAGSLPGLLPPGTYRFANAPHDARLATLAFALGSYRFARYRKADRPEVRLVPPDGVGVAEITRITEAAMLARDLVNTPSNDMGPEELAAAAQELASAYGASFGCIVGDDLKTQNFPLIHAVGMASTRAPRLIDIGWGDPAHPKVTLVGKGVCFDTGGLDLKPSSGMLIMKKDMGGAANVLALARMVMDAKLKVRLRVLIPAVENAVAGNAFRPLDIFPSRKGITVEIGNTDAEGRLVLADALALADEETPDLLIDLGTLTGAARVALGPDLPPFYTNDEALAADVARCAVGENDPLWRMPLWPPYDSWLDSKTATITNAPSGGFAGSITCALFLQRFVEQAKSWLHVDIYAWTPSAKPARPEGGECQAARALYKLLSERYA from the coding sequence ATGCCTTCCATCTTCGAGACATCAGCCGCATCAGCCATTCCCATCAGCTTCGTGACAAAATCGGGCTGGGATGCGTTGCGCGAAGCGCTGCCGCCGGCACAGCGCCAGTTCGCGACCGCGAGCAACTTCACCGCCAAGCCGGGCGCCTATCTCGCGTTGCCCGCGCCGGACGGCGCGATCGCGCAGGTGCTGTTCGGCATCGAGGACGACGGCGCGAAATCGCGCGACCTGTTCCGGGCAGGCAGCCTGCCGGGGCTGCTGCCGCCGGGCACCTATCGCTTTGCCAATGCGCCCCACGACGCGCGGCTGGCGACTCTCGCCTTTGCGCTCGGCAGCTATCGTTTCGCCCGCTACCGCAAGGCCGACCGTCCGGAGGTCCGCCTGGTGCCCCCCGACGGCGTCGGCGTCGCCGAGATCACGCGCATCACTGAGGCCGCGATGCTGGCACGCGACCTCGTCAACACGCCGTCCAACGACATGGGGCCGGAGGAACTGGCCGCGGCAGCGCAAGAGCTGGCATCGGCCTATGGCGCCAGCTTCGGCTGCATCGTCGGCGACGATCTGAAGACGCAGAACTTTCCCCTGATCCATGCCGTCGGCATGGCATCGACGCGCGCGCCGCGGCTGATCGACATCGGCTGGGGCGATCCGGCGCATCCCAAGGTCACGCTGGTCGGCAAGGGCGTGTGCTTCGACACCGGCGGGCTCGACCTGAAGCCATCGAGCGGCATGCTGATCATGAAGAAGGACATGGGCGGCGCCGCCAACGTGCTCGCGCTCGCGCGGATGGTGATGGACGCCAAGCTCAAGGTGCGGCTGCGCGTGCTGATTCCGGCCGTCGAGAACGCGGTCGCCGGCAATGCCTTCCGCCCGCTCGACATCTTCCCCTCGCGCAAGGGCATCACGGTCGAAATCGGCAACACCGACGCCGAGGGCCGGCTGGTGCTGGCCGACGCGCTGGCGCTCGCCGACGAGGAGACGCCCGATTTGTTGATCGATCTGGGCACGCTGACCGGTGCCGCACGCGTCGCCCTGGGGCCGGATTTACCGCCCTTTTACACCAATGATGAAGCATTGGCCGCTGACGTCGCGCGCTGCGCGGTCGGGGAGAACGATCCGTTGTGGCGCATGCCGCTGTGGCCGCCTTACGATTCCTGGCTGGATTCGAAGACGGCAACCATTACCAACGCGCCGTCGGGCGGCTTTGCCGGATCGATCACCTGCGCGCTGTTCCTGCAGCGCTTCGTCGAGCAGGCGAAGAGCTGGCTGCATGTCGACATCTACGCCTGGACGCCGTCGGCAAAGCCGGCACGGCCCGAGGGCGGCGAGTGCCAGGCCGCACGCGCCCTCTACAAGCTTTTGAGCGAGCGCTATGCATGA
- a CDS encoding microcin C ABC transporter permease YejB, whose protein sequence is MNAYIVRRLLLMLPTLLGILFVSFVVVQFAPGGPVERVIAQLSGADTGGTSRISGGGDFAQRAPGQVGAGADAVNSKYRGAQGLDPDFIKKLEKQFGFDKPAPERFFLMVWNFARFDFGQSYFRDVSVLQLMKEKLPVSISLGLWLTLISYLISIPLGIRKAVKDGTRFDTWTSGIIIIGYAIPGFLFAILLIILFAGGSFLNWFPLRGLTSDGWSQFPWYWKIIDYFWHITLPLLSMALGAFATMTLLTKNSFLDEIRKQYVMTARAKGCSERQVLYGHIFRNAMLIVVAGFPGAFVHAFISGSLLIETIFSLDGLGLLGFESILNRDYPVVFGTLYIYSLIGLVMNLISDLTYMWIDPRIDFAAREV, encoded by the coding sequence ATGAACGCCTATATCGTCCGCCGTCTTCTCCTGATGCTTCCGACCCTGCTCGGCATCCTGTTCGTGTCCTTCGTGGTCGTGCAGTTCGCGCCCGGCGGCCCGGTCGAGCGCGTCATCGCGCAACTCTCCGGCGCCGATACCGGCGGCACGTCGCGCATTTCCGGCGGCGGCGATTTCGCGCAGCGCGCGCCCGGACAGGTCGGCGCCGGCGCCGATGCTGTGAACTCGAAGTATCGCGGCGCGCAGGGGCTTGATCCCGATTTCATCAAGAAGTTGGAAAAACAGTTCGGCTTCGACAAGCCGGCGCCGGAACGTTTCTTCCTGATGGTCTGGAATTTCGCCCGCTTCGACTTCGGCCAGAGCTATTTCCGCGACGTCAGCGTGCTCCAGCTCATGAAGGAGAAGCTTCCGGTCTCGATCTCGCTCGGCCTCTGGCTGACGCTCATCAGCTATCTGATCTCGATTCCGCTCGGCATCCGCAAGGCGGTGAAGGACGGCACGCGCTTCGACACCTGGACGTCGGGGATCATCATCATCGGCTATGCCATCCCGGGCTTTCTGTTCGCCATCCTCCTCATCATCCTGTTTGCGGGCGGCTCGTTCCTCAACTGGTTCCCGCTGCGCGGCCTGACTTCGGACGGCTGGTCGCAATTCCCCTGGTACTGGAAGATCATCGATTATTTCTGGCACATCACGCTACCCTTGTTGTCGATGGCGCTGGGCGCCTTTGCGACAATGACGCTACTCACCAAGAACTCGTTCCTCGACGAGATCCGCAAGCAGTATGTCATGACGGCGCGCGCCAAGGGTTGCAGCGAACGCCAGGTGCTTTACGGCCACATCTTCCGCAACGCGATGCTGATCGTCGTGGCAGGCTTCCCGGGCGCATTCGTCCACGCCTTCATTTCGGGCTCGCTGCTGATCGAGACGATCTTCTCCCTGGATGGGCTCGGCTTGCTCGGCTTCGAGAGCATACTCAACCGCGACTATCCCGTGGTGTTCGGTACGCTCTATATCTATTCGCTCATCGGCCTCGTGATGAACCTGATCTCGGATCTGACCTACATGTGGATCGATCCGCGGATCGATTTCGCGGCGCGGGAGGTCTGA
- a CDS encoding AraC family transcriptional regulator: MSTDAAEFVSHRFSTRELPQRMRLPLWREDFGRGIVHADIEPLSSPFQAAATLQAIRGLRRLALKGSSMRFKRVQASIADGDDSIGLIVCSPSRSQLSQRGQDITLRAGDAIAILHSEPATVTYVDGLLFGLAVPRDAIAQRVANVESLSMRPISQRAEALRLLMAYLKSAFNESALAAPKLRDAVVAHIHDLVALAIGEFAPLGESGASAVVAARHRAVLDYIAAHFHEPGLNVEVVARCQGISPRYLQRLMESSGSSFTRHVNELRLQRALKLLTEARASAQLISDIALEVGFSDVSHFNRLFRARFGDSPRGVRYAG, from the coding sequence ATGTCCACGGACGCGGCCGAATTCGTATCGCATCGATTCTCGACACGCGAGCTTCCGCAGCGGATGCGGCTTCCGCTATGGCGCGAGGACTTTGGGCGCGGCATAGTCCACGCCGATATCGAGCCTCTCTCGAGTCCGTTTCAGGCGGCCGCAACGCTGCAAGCGATCCGGGGTTTGCGCAGGCTCGCACTGAAAGGCTCGTCCATGCGTTTCAAGCGCGTGCAAGCGAGCATCGCCGACGGTGACGATTCGATCGGCCTCATCGTTTGCTCGCCCAGCAGAAGTCAGCTGTCGCAGCGCGGCCAGGACATTACGCTTCGCGCCGGCGACGCAATCGCAATTCTGCATTCGGAACCCGCCACCGTCACCTATGTCGACGGATTGCTATTCGGTCTGGCCGTGCCGCGCGACGCGATTGCACAGCGCGTGGCGAACGTCGAAAGCCTCTCCATGCGGCCGATTTCCCAGCGAGCTGAAGCGCTCCGACTCCTCATGGCTTACCTGAAGTCGGCCTTCAACGAGAGTGCTCTGGCCGCTCCCAAGCTGCGCGATGCGGTCGTGGCTCACATCCATGATCTCGTGGCGCTCGCAATCGGTGAGTTCGCTCCCTTGGGCGAGAGCGGTGCGAGCGCGGTCGTGGCTGCGCGCCACCGCGCCGTCCTCGACTACATCGCGGCGCACTTTCATGAGCCAGGGCTGAACGTCGAAGTGGTAGCTCGTTGCCAGGGCATCTCACCCCGCTACCTGCAGCGCCTGATGGAGTCATCAGGATCATCGTTCACCAGGCACGTGAATGAGTTACGTCTCCAACGGGCGCTCAAGCTGTTGACCGAGGCTCGCGCCAGCGCGCAGCTGATTTCCGATATCGCCCTCGAGGTCGGCTTCTCGGATGTTTCGCATTTCAACCGCTTGTTCCGAGCCCGCTTCGGCGATTCGCCGCGTGGCGTTCGTTACGCCGGCTGA
- a CDS encoding ABC transporter ATP-binding protein, which translates to MDAINQPLLSVRDLSVAFHQGGNTTLAVDKVSFQIKRGECVALVGESGSGKSVSALSILKLLPYPNASHPSGNIRFKGRDILDLPEHEMRELRGSDISIIFQEPMTSLNPLHTIEAQIGEIIQLHNPTSNALARKRTLELLTQVGIPDPETRLSSYPHQLSGGQRQRVMIAMALANEPDLLIADEPTTALDVTVQAQILALLAEIRARLGMSLLFITHDLGIVRRIADTVCVMKNGQIVEQGPVEQVFRSPKHPYTRDLLAAEPKPDPAPPQPQAPVVMSADDLKVWFPIKRGLMRKTVGHIKAVDGVSVAVRKGETLGVVGESGSGKTTLGLALLRLISSNGRIVFLGKDIQGLRFKEMRPFRRDMQIVFQDPFGSLSPRMSVGDIIEEGLGVHQPKLRPEEREARVVKALEDVGLNPETRFRYPHEFSGGQRQRISIARAVVLEPDFIVLDEPTSALDMLFQAQMVDLLRDLQRKRDLTYMFISHDLRVVASLASHLIVMRGGKVVEEGQAADLFKNPKTDYTRALFAAAFRLETAGNGSVAT; encoded by the coding sequence ATGGACGCGATCAACCAGCCTCTGCTCAGCGTGCGGGATCTCTCGGTGGCCTTCCACCAGGGCGGCAACACCACGCTCGCGGTCGACAAGGTCTCGTTTCAGATCAAGCGCGGCGAATGCGTTGCGCTGGTCGGCGAATCCGGCTCCGGCAAGTCGGTCAGCGCGCTGTCGATCCTGAAGCTGTTGCCCTATCCGAACGCCTCGCATCCGTCCGGCAACATCCGCTTCAAGGGGCGTGATATTCTGGACCTTCCGGAGCATGAGATGCGCGAGCTTCGCGGCAGCGACATCTCGATCATCTTCCAGGAGCCGATGACCTCGCTCAATCCGCTGCATACGATCGAGGCGCAGATCGGCGAGATCATCCAGCTCCACAATCCCACCAGCAACGCGCTGGCGCGCAAGCGGACGCTGGAGCTGCTGACCCAGGTCGGCATTCCCGACCCCGAAACGCGGCTGTCGAGCTATCCGCACCAATTGTCCGGCGGCCAGCGCCAGCGCGTCATGATCGCCATGGCGCTCGCCAACGAGCCCGATCTCCTGATCGCAGACGAGCCGACCACGGCGCTGGACGTCACCGTGCAGGCGCAGATCCTGGCGCTGCTTGCCGAGATCCGTGCGCGGCTCGGCATGAGCCTGCTCTTCATCACCCACGACCTCGGCATCGTGCGCCGCATTGCCGATACCGTGTGCGTGATGAAGAACGGCCAGATCGTCGAGCAGGGGCCGGTCGAGCAGGTCTTCAGGAGCCCGAAACATCCCTATACGCGCGACCTGCTCGCCGCCGAGCCAAAACCCGATCCGGCGCCGCCGCAACCGCAGGCCCCGGTCGTGATGTCGGCTGATGATCTCAAGGTCTGGTTTCCGATCAAGCGCGGGCTGATGCGCAAGACGGTCGGCCACATCAAGGCGGTCGACGGCGTCAGCGTTGCCGTGCGCAAGGGCGAGACGCTCGGCGTGGTCGGCGAATCCGGCTCGGGCAAGACCACGCTCGGGCTGGCGCTGTTGCGGCTGATTTCCTCCAACGGCCGCATCGTCTTCTTGGGCAAGGACATCCAGGGCTTGCGCTTCAAGGAGATGCGGCCCTTCCGGCGCGACATGCAGATCGTGTTCCAGGATCCGTTCGGCTCGCTCAGCCCGCGCATGTCGGTCGGCGACATCATCGAGGAAGGCCTCGGCGTGCATCAGCCGAAGCTCAGGCCAGAGGAGCGCGAGGCGCGTGTCGTCAAGGCGCTGGAGGACGTCGGGCTCAATCCGGAGACGCGCTTCCGCTATCCTCACGAATTCTCCGGCGGCCAGCGCCAGCGCATCAGCATCGCGCGCGCGGTGGTGCTGGAGCCCGATTTCATCGTGCTGGACGAGCCGACCAGCGCGCTCGACATGCTGTTCCAGGCCCAGATGGTCGACCTGCTGCGCGACCTGCAGCGCAAGCGCGACCTCACCTACATGTTCATCTCGCACGACCTGCGCGTCGTCGCCTCTCTCGCCAGTCATTTGATTGTGATGCGCGGCGGCAAGGTGGTGGAAGAGGGCCAGGCCGCAGACCTCTTCAAGAACCCGAAGACGGACTACACGCGCGCGCTGTTCGCGGCGGCGTTCCGGCTGGAGACGGCGGGCAACGGGTCAGTGGCGACCTGA
- a CDS encoding NlpC/P60 family protein encodes MHDPRLTPARGDIAAKYLEGKVQAERFVTGEEFEVISAITPMREQPSSSAMLMTEALRGERVTIYDRNGESWAWGQLVSDGYVGWLPDAALASASSEPTHKVVALRTFAFPGPSIKLPPADTLVMGTKVAIAREDASFAVTRGGQFLPKTHLAALGYREPDFVAVAERFVGTPYLWGGKSNLGIDCSGLVQVSLTSAGIGCPRDSDMQQAGLGRALGAHETKTLQRGDLIFWKGHVAIVRDAATMVHANAHHMATVIEPIEPAIARIKQAGSEIVAIKRL; translated from the coding sequence ATGCATGATCCAAGGCTGACGCCAGCGCGAGGCGACATTGCCGCAAAATATCTCGAAGGCAAGGTGCAGGCCGAGCGCTTCGTCACCGGCGAAGAGTTCGAGGTGATCTCGGCGATCACCCCGATGCGCGAGCAGCCATCGTCGTCGGCTATGCTGATGACGGAAGCGCTGCGCGGCGAGCGCGTCACCATCTACGACCGCAACGGCGAAAGCTGGGCCTGGGGTCAGCTCGTCAGCGACGGCTATGTCGGTTGGCTGCCCGATGCCGCGCTGGCGAGCGCATCTTCGGAACCGACACACAAGGTCGTCGCGCTCAGGACATTTGCCTTCCCCGGCCCCTCGATCAAGCTGCCGCCGGCGGACACGCTGGTCATGGGCACGAAGGTCGCCATTGCCCGGGAGGACGCGAGCTTTGCCGTGACGCGCGGCGGGCAATTTCTGCCGAAGACGCATCTTGCAGCACTCGGCTATCGCGAACCGGATTTCGTTGCCGTCGCGGAGCGCTTCGTCGGCACGCCCTATCTCTGGGGCGGCAAGAGCAACCTCGGCATCGATTGCTCCGGCCTGGTCCAGGTGTCGCTGACATCAGCCGGCATCGGCTGCCCCCGCGACAGCGACATGCAGCAGGCGGGCCTCGGCCGCGCGCTGGGGGCGCATGAGACGAAGACGCTTCAACGCGGCGATCTGATTTTCTGGAAGGGCCATGTCGCCATCGTGCGCGACGCCGCCACCATGGTTCACGCCAACGCGCATCACATGGCGACAGTGATCGAGCCGATCGAGCCGGCGATTGCACGGATCAAGCAGGCCGGCAGCGAGATCGTTGCGATCAAGCGGCTGTAG
- a CDS encoding OpgC family protein encodes MLDRTHSSRRLIGETPPEFGEAGRDLRIDVCRGIALWWIFLDHVPNNIGSWLTPRNYGFCDAAEIFMFISGVTCALAYGRARQREGWGGVIGRSLRRGWDIYAAFLLLTIACAILVYLTGRDHLADESNTRILFEHPGAALAHAAILQYRPVNTDVLPVFVIFHLLFAPLLWLLLRAPNVTLGLSLLLYALVHVFGWSVPAWPNGVWFFNPLAWQLLIVLGAWCVIEGEKFRPWLTSPPALVLAVLYLVFSLVLALGWHIKPLVSQTLTDLIFPLDKSDLSPLRLLHFLAAAIVASWLVPRDWRWLSTPVLRWAKCCGENSLPVYCVGVLLALASHLTPLDISDRPAMQIVLSLAGILVMIVIARLLNATGNKRGREPRRAQSTERIAPAFSGWQVANAARRDVGP; translated from the coding sequence ATGCTTGATCGAACTCACTCCTCGAGGCGATTGATCGGCGAAACTCCGCCGGAGTTCGGGGAGGCCGGCCGCGACCTGCGCATCGATGTCTGCCGCGGGATCGCACTGTGGTGGATCTTCCTGGACCATGTTCCCAACAACATCGGAAGCTGGCTGACACCGCGCAACTACGGCTTCTGCGATGCCGCCGAGATATTCATGTTCATCTCGGGCGTGACCTGCGCGCTGGCGTACGGCAGGGCACGTCAGCGCGAGGGCTGGGGCGGGGTGATCGGCCGTTCGCTGCGGCGGGGATGGGACATCTATGCCGCGTTTCTTCTGCTGACGATCGCCTGTGCCATCCTCGTCTACCTCACGGGCAGGGATCATCTTGCAGACGAGAGCAATACGAGGATTCTGTTCGAACATCCGGGCGCGGCGCTCGCGCACGCCGCCATCCTGCAATACCGCCCTGTCAACACCGACGTCTTGCCGGTTTTCGTGATTTTCCACCTTTTGTTCGCACCGCTGTTGTGGCTGCTGCTGCGAGCGCCAAACGTGACGCTTGGCCTTTCGCTGTTGCTTTATGCGCTCGTGCACGTTTTCGGCTGGAGCGTTCCAGCCTGGCCCAACGGCGTTTGGTTCTTCAATCCATTGGCCTGGCAGCTTCTGATCGTGCTGGGCGCGTGGTGCGTCATCGAGGGGGAGAAGTTCCGACCATGGCTGACGTCGCCCCCGGCGCTCGTTCTTGCCGTTCTCTATCTGGTTTTCAGCCTGGTCCTCGCTCTGGGTTGGCACATCAAGCCGCTGGTCTCGCAAACTTTGACGGACCTGATATTTCCATTGGACAAATCCGATCTCAGCCCCTTGCGGCTGCTGCATTTCCTGGCTGCTGCAATTGTGGCGTCATGGCTCGTTCCTCGGGATTGGCGATGGCTATCGACGCCGGTGCTGCGCTGGGCGAAGTGTTGTGGCGAGAATTCGCTGCCCGTCTATTGTGTCGGCGTCCTCCTGGCGCTAGCCAGCCACCTTACTCCGCTCGACATCTCAGACCGGCCTGCGATGCAGATCGTGCTCAGTCTTGCTGGAATCCTGGTGATGATCGTGATTGCGAGGCTGCTGAACGCGACCGGCAACAAGCGCGGGCGTGAGCCGCGGCGGGCGCAGTCGACCGAGAGGATCGCACCGGCATTCTCTGGCTGGCAGGTTGCGAATGCAGCGCGGAGGGATGTTGGCCCATAG
- a CDS encoding extracellular solute-binding protein has protein sequence MTQVSRRHVLALGAGSALGASLGLPPLRGARASEAGIASHGISAFGDLKYPADFHHFDYVNVDAPKGGAFSLIPSVRAYNQSYQTFNSLNAFILKGDGAQGMDMTFAALMVRANDEPDAMYGLAAKSVQISPDKLVYRFTMRPEAKFHDGTKLTAHDAAFSLTSLKTKGHPLIIVQMRDMVGAEALDDTTLVVTFAKGRARDVPLYVASLPIFSKAYYATRAFDESTLDVPLGSGPYKVGKFEVNRYIEYDRVKNWWAADLPVCRGSYNFDVVRYEFYRDRDVAFEGFTGKNYLYREEFTSRIWATRYDFSAVKDGRVKMEVTPDDTPSGAQGWFINTRRDKFKDARVREALTNAFDFEWTNKTIMYGAYARTVSPFQNSDLMASNGPPSPEELKLLEPFRGQVPDEVFAAPFSPPVSDGSGQDRGLLRKAQQLLNEAGIPIKDGKRMLPNGEVFRIEFLLDEPSFQPHHAPYIKNLGTLGIDASVRLVDAVQYKARQEDFDFDMTIQRFSMSATPGDAMRAFFSSQAAATKGSYNLAGVASPALDAMIEKIMAADGREELTFACRAFDRLFRAGRYWVPQWYNKTHRLAYWDQFGHPAKLPRYANGVGAPEIWWFDAAKAAKIDNKTEQAK, from the coding sequence ATGACGCAGGTGTCACGCCGCCATGTGCTCGCTCTCGGTGCCGGCAGCGCTCTCGGTGCGTCGCTCGGCTTACCTCCGTTGCGCGGCGCGCGCGCTTCGGAGGCGGGGATCGCGTCGCATGGCATCTCGGCCTTCGGCGATCTCAAATATCCCGCCGACTTCCACCATTTCGACTACGTCAATGTGGATGCGCCCAAGGGCGGCGCGTTTTCGCTGATTCCGTCGGTGCGCGCCTACAATCAGTCCTACCAGACCTTCAACTCGCTCAACGCCTTCATCCTCAAGGGCGATGGTGCGCAAGGCATGGACATGACCTTCGCGGCGCTGATGGTGCGGGCAAATGACGAGCCGGACGCGATGTACGGGCTTGCCGCCAAGTCCGTGCAGATCTCGCCGGACAAACTCGTTTATCGCTTCACGATGCGGCCGGAGGCGAAATTCCACGACGGCACGAAGCTCACCGCCCACGACGCGGCGTTTTCGCTGACGTCCCTGAAGACCAAGGGCCATCCGCTCATCATCGTCCAGATGCGCGACATGGTCGGCGCCGAGGCTCTCGACGACACGACGCTCGTCGTCACCTTTGCCAAGGGGCGCGCACGTGACGTGCCGCTCTATGTTGCGAGCCTGCCGATCTTCTCGAAAGCCTACTACGCCACGCGCGCCTTCGACGAATCGACGCTCGACGTCCCGCTCGGCTCCGGTCCCTACAAGGTCGGGAAATTCGAGGTCAATCGCTACATCGAGTACGACCGGGTGAAGAACTGGTGGGCGGCCGATCTCCCGGTCTGCCGCGGCAGCTACAATTTCGACGTCGTGCGCTACGAGTTCTATCGCGACCGCGACGTCGCCTTCGAAGGTTTTACGGGCAAGAATTACCTCTATCGCGAGGAGTTCACCTCCCGCATCTGGGCGACGCGCTACGATTTCTCCGCCGTCAAGGACGGCCGCGTCAAGATGGAGGTCACGCCGGACGATACGCCGTCCGGCGCACAGGGCTGGTTCATCAATACCCGTCGCGACAAGTTCAAGGACGCGCGCGTGCGCGAGGCCTTGACCAATGCGTTCGATTTCGAATGGACCAACAAGACCATCATGTACGGCGCCTATGCGCGCACGGTCTCGCCGTTTCAGAACTCGGATCTGATGGCAAGCAACGGGCCTCCTTCACCGGAAGAGCTGAAGTTGCTGGAGCCATTTCGTGGCCAAGTCCCCGACGAAGTATTCGCTGCACCGTTTTCGCCTCCGGTATCTGACGGCTCCGGGCAAGACCGCGGCCTGTTGCGCAAGGCGCAGCAATTGCTGAACGAGGCCGGAATACCGATCAAGGACGGCAAGCGGATGCTGCCGAACGGCGAGGTGTTCAGGATCGAGTTCCTGTTGGACGAGCCGTCCTTCCAGCCGCATCATGCGCCCTACATCAAGAACCTGGGGACGCTCGGTATTGACGCGAGCGTGCGTCTCGTCGATGCCGTGCAATACAAGGCGCGCCAGGAAGATTTCGATTTTGACATGACGATCCAGCGCTTCAGCATGTCGGCGACGCCGGGCGACGCGATGCGCGCGTTCTTCTCTTCGCAAGCCGCGGCAACCAAGGGATCATACAATCTTGCAGGCGTCGCCAGTCCGGCCCTCGACGCGATGATCGAGAAGATCATGGCGGCCGACGGCCGCGAGGAATTGACCTTCGCCTGTCGTGCCTTCGATCGTCTGTTCCGCGCCGGCCGATACTGGGTGCCGCAATGGTACAACAAGACGCACCGGCTGGCGTATTGGGATCAGTTCGGCCATCCGGCCAAGCTGCCGCGCTATGCCAACGGGGTCGGTGCGCCCGAGATCTGGTGGTTTGACGCTGCCAAGGCCGCCAAGATCGACAATAAGACCGAGCAGGCGAAATAG
- a CDS encoding ABC transporter permease, producing the protein MAITAKTPIETTTTTPFGTAVPVTRKPFAPSPLNKRRWQNFKANRRGYWSFWIFIVLFVVSLLAELIANDRPFLIKYDGRLYWPAFVTYSETTFGGDFETAADYRDPYLQKLIKEKGGTIVWPLIRYSYNTHNLDLPTPVPSPPTWMLTEAQCKPVLEKKGLKSCRDLEYNWLGTDDQGRDVVARLIYGFRISVLFGLCLTIVSSIVGVAAGGVQGYFGGWIDLTFQRFIEIWTAIPYLYLLLIISSVLVPGFFVLLGIMLLFSWVSLVGVVRAEFLRGRNFEYIQAARALGVSNRVIMFRHLLPNAMVATMTFLPFIVSTSVMTLTALDFLGFGLPPGSPSLGELLSQGKSNVQAPWLGFTGFFSVAIMLSLLIFTGEAARDAFDPRKTFK; encoded by the coding sequence ATGGCGATCACGGCCAAAACTCCGATCGAAACCACGACAACCACGCCGTTCGGTACGGCCGTGCCTGTCACCCGGAAGCCATTTGCGCCGTCACCGCTCAACAAGCGGCGCTGGCAGAATTTCAAGGCGAACCGTCGCGGTTACTGGTCGTTCTGGATCTTCATTGTCCTGTTCGTGGTGTCGCTGCTCGCAGAGCTGATCGCGAACGACCGGCCATTCCTGATCAAGTACGATGGTCGCCTTTATTGGCCGGCCTTCGTCACCTATTCGGAGACGACGTTTGGCGGCGATTTCGAGACCGCGGCCGACTACCGCGATCCCTACCTTCAGAAACTGATCAAGGAGAAGGGCGGCACCATCGTCTGGCCGCTGATCCGCTATTCCTACAATACGCATAATCTCGACCTGCCTACGCCGGTGCCGTCGCCCCCGACCTGGATGCTGACGGAAGCGCAATGCAAGCCGGTGCTGGAGAAGAAGGGCCTGAAGAGCTGCCGCGACCTCGAATATAACTGGCTCGGCACGGACGACCAGGGACGCGACGTGGTGGCGCGGCTGATCTACGGCTTCCGCATCTCGGTACTGTTCGGCCTGTGCCTCACCATTGTCTCCTCGATCGTCGGTGTCGCGGCCGGCGGCGTCCAGGGCTATTTCGGCGGCTGGATCGATCTCACCTTCCAGCGTTTCATCGAGATCTGGACCGCTATACCGTATCTCTATTTGCTCCTCATCATTTCGTCCGTGCTGGTGCCTGGTTTCTTCGTCCTGCTTGGCATCATGCTGCTGTTTTCCTGGGTCTCGCTGGTGGGTGTGGTGCGGGCAGAATTCCTGCGCGGACGCAACTTCGAATACATCCAGGCGGCGCGCGCGCTCGGCGTTTCCAACAGGGTGATCATGTTCCGGCACCTGCTGCCGAACGCCATGGTTGCGACCATGACGTTCCTGCCGTTCATCGTGTCGACCTCGGTGATGACGCTGACCGCGCTCGACTTCCTCGGCTTCGGCCTGCCGCCCGGCTCGCCTTCGCTCGGCGAATTGCTGTCGCAGGGCAAGTCCAACGTGCAGGCGCCGTGGCTCGGCTTCACCGGCTTCTTCTCGGTCGCGATCATGCTGTCGCTGCTGATCTTCACCGGCGAAGCCGCGCGTGACGCGTTCGACCCGCGCAAGACGTTCAAGTGA